The Strigops habroptila isolate Jane chromosome 8, bStrHab1.2.pri, whole genome shotgun sequence genome includes a window with the following:
- the LOC115611170 gene encoding calcium-activated potassium channel subunit beta-2 isoform X6, whose protein sequence is MFIWTSGRSSTSYRHDEKRNIYQKIRDHDLLDKRKTVTALKAGEDRAILLGLAMMVCSVMMYFLLGITLLRSYMQSVWTEEAQCSLLNASVTETFNCSFSCGPDCWKISQYPCLQVYVNLTSSGQKLLLYHTEETMKINSECSYIPKCGKNYDESMSLVNIVMENFRKYQRFSCFYDPEGIQKNVILTKLYSYNVLFHSLFWPTCMMIGGVAIVAMVKLTQYLSLLCERIQRINR, encoded by the exons atgtttatttggACCAGTGGCCGGAGCTCTACATCTTACAGACATGATGAGAAAAG AAATATTTACCAAAAAATCAGGGATCACGATCTACtggacaaaaggaaaacagttacAGCCCTAAAAGCCGGAGAAGACCGGGCCATACTCCTCGGGCTGGCCATGATGGTGTGCTCTGTCATGATGTACTTTCTCCTGGGAATCACCCTGCTGCGGTCTTACATGCAAAG TGTCTGGACAGAAGAGGCTCAGTGCTCACTTCTCAATGCATCCGTCACAGAAACCTTCAACTGCTCATTTAGCTGTGGTCCAGACTGCTGGAAAATTTCCCAGTACCCATGCCTCCAGGTGTACGTTAATCTCACCTCTTCTGGCCAGAAGCTTCTGCTCTACCACACCGaggaaacaatgaaaattaattctgag TGTTCATACATACCCAAATGTGGCAAGAATTATGACGAATCCATGTCACTGGTGAACATTGTGatggaaaacttcagaaagtACCAACGTTTCTCCTGCTTCTACGACCCTGAAGGCATACAGAAGAATGTGATATTAACCAAACTGTACAGCTACAATGTGCTGTTCCACTCCCTCTTCTGGCCCACATGCATGATGATTGGCGGGGTTGCCATTGTCGCAATGGTAAAGCTGACTCAATACCTTTCCCTCCTCTGCGAGAGAATCCAAAGGATCaacagataa
- the LOC115611170 gene encoding calcium-activated potassium channel subunit beta-2 isoform X1, whose product MATMRQRSFHRPTAASKANTGQSSKMFIWTSGRSSTSYRHDEKRNIYQKIRDHDLLDKRKTVTALKAGEDRAILLGLAMMVCSVMMYFLLGITLLRSYMQSVWTEEAQCSLLNASVTETFNCSFSCGPDCWKISQYPCLQVYVNLTSSGQKLLLYHTEETMKINSECSYIPKCGKNYDESMSLVNIVMENFRKYQRFSCFYDPEGIQKNVILTKLYSYNVLFHSLFWPTCMMIGGVAIVAMVKLTQYLSLLCERIQRINR is encoded by the exons GTCCTTCCATCGTCCCACTGCAGCAAGCAAAGCCAACACTGGGCAATcttctaaaatgtttatttggACCAGTGGCCGGAGCTCTACATCTTACAGACATGATGAGAAAAG AAATATTTACCAAAAAATCAGGGATCACGATCTACtggacaaaaggaaaacagttacAGCCCTAAAAGCCGGAGAAGACCGGGCCATACTCCTCGGGCTGGCCATGATGGTGTGCTCTGTCATGATGTACTTTCTCCTGGGAATCACCCTGCTGCGGTCTTACATGCAAAG TGTCTGGACAGAAGAGGCTCAGTGCTCACTTCTCAATGCATCCGTCACAGAAACCTTCAACTGCTCATTTAGCTGTGGTCCAGACTGCTGGAAAATTTCCCAGTACCCATGCCTCCAGGTGTACGTTAATCTCACCTCTTCTGGCCAGAAGCTTCTGCTCTACCACACCGaggaaacaatgaaaattaattctgag TGTTCATACATACCCAAATGTGGCAAGAATTATGACGAATCCATGTCACTGGTGAACATTGTGatggaaaacttcagaaagtACCAACGTTTCTCCTGCTTCTACGACCCTGAAGGCATACAGAAGAATGTGATATTAACCAAACTGTACAGCTACAATGTGCTGTTCCACTCCCTCTTCTGGCCCACATGCATGATGATTGGCGGGGTTGCCATTGTCGCAATGGTAAAGCTGACTCAATACCTTTCCCTCCTCTGCGAGAGAATCCAAAGGATCaacagataa
- the LOC115611170 gene encoding calcium-activated potassium channel subunit beta-2 isoform X3 — protein MATMRQRSFHRPTAASKANTGQSSKMFIWTSGRSSTSYRHDEKRDHDLLDKRKTVTALKAGEDRAILLGLAMMVCSVMMYFLLGITLLRSYMQSVWTEEAQCSLLNASVTETFNCSFSCGPDCWKISQYPCLQVYVNLTSSGQKLLLYHTEETMKINSECSYIPKCGKNYDESMSLVNIVMENFRKYQRFSCFYDPEGIQKNVILTKLYSYNVLFHSLFWPTCMMIGGVAIVAMVKLTQYLSLLCERIQRINR, from the exons GTCCTTCCATCGTCCCACTGCAGCAAGCAAAGCCAACACTGGGCAATcttctaaaatgtttatttggACCAGTGGCCGGAGCTCTACATCTTACAGACATGATGAGAAAAG GGATCACGATCTACtggacaaaaggaaaacagttacAGCCCTAAAAGCCGGAGAAGACCGGGCCATACTCCTCGGGCTGGCCATGATGGTGTGCTCTGTCATGATGTACTTTCTCCTGGGAATCACCCTGCTGCGGTCTTACATGCAAAG TGTCTGGACAGAAGAGGCTCAGTGCTCACTTCTCAATGCATCCGTCACAGAAACCTTCAACTGCTCATTTAGCTGTGGTCCAGACTGCTGGAAAATTTCCCAGTACCCATGCCTCCAGGTGTACGTTAATCTCACCTCTTCTGGCCAGAAGCTTCTGCTCTACCACACCGaggaaacaatgaaaattaattctgag TGTTCATACATACCCAAATGTGGCAAGAATTATGACGAATCCATGTCACTGGTGAACATTGTGatggaaaacttcagaaagtACCAACGTTTCTCCTGCTTCTACGACCCTGAAGGCATACAGAAGAATGTGATATTAACCAAACTGTACAGCTACAATGTGCTGTTCCACTCCCTCTTCTGGCCCACATGCATGATGATTGGCGGGGTTGCCATTGTCGCAATGGTAAAGCTGACTCAATACCTTTCCCTCCTCTGCGAGAGAATCCAAAGGATCaacagataa
- the LOC115611170 gene encoding calcium-activated potassium channel subunit beta-2 isoform X7: MFIWTSGRSSTSYRHDEKRDHDLLDKRKTVTALKAGEDRAILLGLAMMVCSVMMYFLLGITLLRSYMQSVWTEEAQCSLLNASVTETFNCSFSCGPDCWKISQYPCLQVYVNLTSSGQKLLLYHTEETMKINSECSYIPKCGKNYDESMSLVNIVMENFRKYQRFSCFYDPEGIQKNVILTKLYSYNVLFHSLFWPTCMMIGGVAIVAMVKLTQYLSLLCERIQRINR, from the exons atgtttatttggACCAGTGGCCGGAGCTCTACATCTTACAGACATGATGAGAAAAG GGATCACGATCTACtggacaaaaggaaaacagttacAGCCCTAAAAGCCGGAGAAGACCGGGCCATACTCCTCGGGCTGGCCATGATGGTGTGCTCTGTCATGATGTACTTTCTCCTGGGAATCACCCTGCTGCGGTCTTACATGCAAAG TGTCTGGACAGAAGAGGCTCAGTGCTCACTTCTCAATGCATCCGTCACAGAAACCTTCAACTGCTCATTTAGCTGTGGTCCAGACTGCTGGAAAATTTCCCAGTACCCATGCCTCCAGGTGTACGTTAATCTCACCTCTTCTGGCCAGAAGCTTCTGCTCTACCACACCGaggaaacaatgaaaattaattctgag TGTTCATACATACCCAAATGTGGCAAGAATTATGACGAATCCATGTCACTGGTGAACATTGTGatggaaaacttcagaaagtACCAACGTTTCTCCTGCTTCTACGACCCTGAAGGCATACAGAAGAATGTGATATTAACCAAACTGTACAGCTACAATGTGCTGTTCCACTCCCTCTTCTGGCCCACATGCATGATGATTGGCGGGGTTGCCATTGTCGCAATGGTAAAGCTGACTCAATACCTTTCCCTCCTCTGCGAGAGAATCCAAAGGATCaacagataa
- the LOC115611170 gene encoding calcium-activated potassium channel subunit beta-2 isoform X5: MSLCFKYPRDKWRSFHRPTAASKANTGQSSKMFIWTSGRSSTSYRHDEKRDHDLLDKRKTVTALKAGEDRAILLGLAMMVCSVMMYFLLGITLLRSYMQSVWTEEAQCSLLNASVTETFNCSFSCGPDCWKISQYPCLQVYVNLTSSGQKLLLYHTEETMKINSECSYIPKCGKNYDESMSLVNIVMENFRKYQRFSCFYDPEGIQKNVILTKLYSYNVLFHSLFWPTCMMIGGVAIVAMVKLTQYLSLLCERIQRINR; encoded by the exons GTCCTTCCATCGTCCCACTGCAGCAAGCAAAGCCAACACTGGGCAATcttctaaaatgtttatttggACCAGTGGCCGGAGCTCTACATCTTACAGACATGATGAGAAAAG GGATCACGATCTACtggacaaaaggaaaacagttacAGCCCTAAAAGCCGGAGAAGACCGGGCCATACTCCTCGGGCTGGCCATGATGGTGTGCTCTGTCATGATGTACTTTCTCCTGGGAATCACCCTGCTGCGGTCTTACATGCAAAG TGTCTGGACAGAAGAGGCTCAGTGCTCACTTCTCAATGCATCCGTCACAGAAACCTTCAACTGCTCATTTAGCTGTGGTCCAGACTGCTGGAAAATTTCCCAGTACCCATGCCTCCAGGTGTACGTTAATCTCACCTCTTCTGGCCAGAAGCTTCTGCTCTACCACACCGaggaaacaatgaaaattaattctgag TGTTCATACATACCCAAATGTGGCAAGAATTATGACGAATCCATGTCACTGGTGAACATTGTGatggaaaacttcagaaagtACCAACGTTTCTCCTGCTTCTACGACCCTGAAGGCATACAGAAGAATGTGATATTAACCAAACTGTACAGCTACAATGTGCTGTTCCACTCCCTCTTCTGGCCCACATGCATGATGATTGGCGGGGTTGCCATTGTCGCAATGGTAAAGCTGACTCAATACCTTTCCCTCCTCTGCGAGAGAATCCAAAGGATCaacagataa
- the LOC115611170 gene encoding calcium-activated potassium channel subunit beta-2 isoform X4: protein MSLCFKYPRDKWRSFHRPTAASKANTGQSSKMFIWTSGRSSTSYRHDEKRNIYQKIRDHDLLDKRKTVTALKAGEDRAILLGLAMMVCSVMMYFLLGITLLRSYMQSVWTEEAQCSLLNASVTETFNCSFSCGPDCWKISQYPCLQVYVNLTSSGQKLLLYHTEETMKINSECSYIPKCGKNYDESMSLVNIVMENFRKYQRFSCFYDPEGIQKNVILTKLYSYNVLFHSLFWPTCMMIGGVAIVAMVKLTQYLSLLCERIQRINR, encoded by the exons GTCCTTCCATCGTCCCACTGCAGCAAGCAAAGCCAACACTGGGCAATcttctaaaatgtttatttggACCAGTGGCCGGAGCTCTACATCTTACAGACATGATGAGAAAAG AAATATTTACCAAAAAATCAGGGATCACGATCTACtggacaaaaggaaaacagttacAGCCCTAAAAGCCGGAGAAGACCGGGCCATACTCCTCGGGCTGGCCATGATGGTGTGCTCTGTCATGATGTACTTTCTCCTGGGAATCACCCTGCTGCGGTCTTACATGCAAAG TGTCTGGACAGAAGAGGCTCAGTGCTCACTTCTCAATGCATCCGTCACAGAAACCTTCAACTGCTCATTTAGCTGTGGTCCAGACTGCTGGAAAATTTCCCAGTACCCATGCCTCCAGGTGTACGTTAATCTCACCTCTTCTGGCCAGAAGCTTCTGCTCTACCACACCGaggaaacaatgaaaattaattctgag TGTTCATACATACCCAAATGTGGCAAGAATTATGACGAATCCATGTCACTGGTGAACATTGTGatggaaaacttcagaaagtACCAACGTTTCTCCTGCTTCTACGACCCTGAAGGCATACAGAAGAATGTGATATTAACCAAACTGTACAGCTACAATGTGCTGTTCCACTCCCTCTTCTGGCCCACATGCATGATGATTGGCGGGGTTGCCATTGTCGCAATGGTAAAGCTGACTCAATACCTTTCCCTCCTCTGCGAGAGAATCCAAAGGATCaacagataa
- the LOC115611170 gene encoding calcium-activated potassium channel subunit beta-2 isoform X2, translating into MRGKISLSDPIEISILGTAAPLLRSFHRPTAASKANTGQSSKMFIWTSGRSSTSYRHDEKRNIYQKIRDHDLLDKRKTVTALKAGEDRAILLGLAMMVCSVMMYFLLGITLLRSYMQSVWTEEAQCSLLNASVTETFNCSFSCGPDCWKISQYPCLQVYVNLTSSGQKLLLYHTEETMKINSECSYIPKCGKNYDESMSLVNIVMENFRKYQRFSCFYDPEGIQKNVILTKLYSYNVLFHSLFWPTCMMIGGVAIVAMVKLTQYLSLLCERIQRINR; encoded by the exons GTCCTTCCATCGTCCCACTGCAGCAAGCAAAGCCAACACTGGGCAATcttctaaaatgtttatttggACCAGTGGCCGGAGCTCTACATCTTACAGACATGATGAGAAAAG AAATATTTACCAAAAAATCAGGGATCACGATCTACtggacaaaaggaaaacagttacAGCCCTAAAAGCCGGAGAAGACCGGGCCATACTCCTCGGGCTGGCCATGATGGTGTGCTCTGTCATGATGTACTTTCTCCTGGGAATCACCCTGCTGCGGTCTTACATGCAAAG TGTCTGGACAGAAGAGGCTCAGTGCTCACTTCTCAATGCATCCGTCACAGAAACCTTCAACTGCTCATTTAGCTGTGGTCCAGACTGCTGGAAAATTTCCCAGTACCCATGCCTCCAGGTGTACGTTAATCTCACCTCTTCTGGCCAGAAGCTTCTGCTCTACCACACCGaggaaacaatgaaaattaattctgag TGTTCATACATACCCAAATGTGGCAAGAATTATGACGAATCCATGTCACTGGTGAACATTGTGatggaaaacttcagaaagtACCAACGTTTCTCCTGCTTCTACGACCCTGAAGGCATACAGAAGAATGTGATATTAACCAAACTGTACAGCTACAATGTGCTGTTCCACTCCCTCTTCTGGCCCACATGCATGATGATTGGCGGGGTTGCCATTGTCGCAATGGTAAAGCTGACTCAATACCTTTCCCTCCTCTGCGAGAGAATCCAAAGGATCaacagataa